The Candidatus Cloacimonadota bacterium sequence TTAGAGTCTGTCCGTAAAGTACTATTTTTCGACCTCACCCCGACCCTTCCGCCAGCTGGCGGAGAGAGGGAGACAAAAGTTCCCCTTCTCTTTGAAGAGAAGGGGTTAGGGGATGAGTTGTAAAAAGAATGAAGAATATATTCTACCTGATATGCTACTTTACGGACAAGCTCTAATTAGATTTTACCGATTCCAGATTTACTGTGCTCTGCCCGGTAAGATAAAATCCTCTAACTCTTGGTTCAGATAGCGGTCTGTCATAGTTGCGATGAAATCTCTCACCTTTTCCGCATCATTAAATTTGTCTTTATAGCAAGCAGATTTTCGATTTAAAAAATGGAGAAAAAATTTGGAATCAACATTTTTCTTTTTCAGATCGCTCATATATTTATCAAAAAGAATCCGCACTCCTCGCCGAATCGTATTTTTTTCTCTTTTCATGACAGGATGGTTGTAGATTCGGGAATAATTAAATTTTTTCAATTCGTAGAGTGCATCGGAAGTTTCTTTGTCAAAACAAACATAATTTTTACCATAACTGTTTCGGACTACACTCGTTACGAGGGCGCTTACTATTTCATTGTTCGTGGAGCCGAGTAATTTTTCGGCTATTGGGGGAAGTTCCTTTCGTTCCAAGAATCCGAGCCGAATCGCATCTTCGATATCCTGACCAATATAAGCAATTGTGTCGGAAATCCGTACTACACAGCCTTCGAGGGTGGCGGGAACCATGGTGGAATTATTTTCTTTTTTTTGGCGAATATAATTTTGAATATCCTCTTCGGTTTTTTGCGTATCCGGTTTCAAATGTTCTTCGTGGACTTCACCGTCATGAGAAATTATTCCATCACGAACCTGAAATGTCAGATTCATACCGGTTCCCCCATTTGCAATATAATCAATAATTTGCAGCGATTGGATATTGTGATGAAATTTTCCAATCCCGTGCTGGACGCAACATTCACTAAGCACTTCTTCGCCATCATGACCAAAAGGCGTATGCCCGAGATCGTGCCCCAAAGCAATTGCTTCAATAAGGTCGAGATTTAATCTGAGAACTTTTCCGATTGTTCGGGCTACTTGAGATACGTAAGTCGTGTGAAGACTGCGATTGGACATCTCTTCATCAAAAAGATTAGAGAAATAAACAACCTGAGTTTTGCCCTGATAACGCCGATAAGCACCTGAATAGAGAATCCTATCTTTATCCACAGCAAAAGGGCTTCTATACCGCTTTTTATGTTCAGGCTTTTTTCGGATCGCCTGACTGGAAAGTGTAGCAAATTTGGAAAAATTCAGTTCCCCATATTTGATAGTTTCCTGAAAAATATTATACAAATACTTTTCGTTATTCATAATTAATCTTCTAAAAAGGGAATTTTTCTCGATCAACTCTTTTCACATCATTTGCTTGTGGACCTTTATCCCCCTCACTCGATTCGAATTCAACTCTTTCTTCTTCAACAAGTGTCTTGAATCCTTCCATTGCGATTGATCGCCAATGAACAAAATATTCTTGCTTATCATCACCAATAATAAAGCCGAAGCCTTTATTCCGATTGAACCATTTTACTGTACCTTTCATACAAACACCATACTTTCTATATTTCGTTTTCAGATTTAATTCTAATGCCGTTTTTCATGAGTAAACTTGCCGTAACTCCGCTACCTTGTGCCAATTTTTCATATAAATAAACCCAATTTTTGCCACACGAGGGGCTGTTTTCTTTCAGTATTGCAGTCTTGATATTCAGCATTTTGCAAATTTTTAGAGTTTGTTCCGCTCCATTTACAAAAGCTTCAGACACATCATTCCCCGCATCATTTATCATGTTTTTTGCACCTTTTATGGTTTCAGAACCATTTCCTGCGATAAAAAATGAAGATGGGCGAGGAGTTGGCAAACCACCAAGTTGCTCAGGACAAACAGGAATAAAATCAAATTCGTCTGATAGGGCAACAATTTTTTGGATTTTTTTACTCTTTTGATCGTATCTGCAATTAATTCCAAGCAGGCACGCACTGATTAAGACTTTCTGTTTCACAGTTCAAAAAGTGAAAAAACTGATATTTCTGTCAATAAAATTTGACACATAAGCACAATCTGAGATTATTTCAAGCAATGATTCAAGATTATTTAACAATAAAAAAATCGCAGTGGACAAAACTGACTCAAAAGGATTCTCGCTTTTTCGGAAGGATTTATCCGGTTTCATCAAAGAAGCAAGTTTATGAAATATTGAAAAAGATTGAGAATGAATATCGCAAAGCCACGCATATCGTATTTGCCTATCGCATCATAGATGGTGATGATATTCTGGAATATTCCACAGATGCCGGTGAACCTACACATTCAGCAGGACCACCGGTATTGAAAGTGCTTAAAGGAAAAAATTTGGTAAATGTGTGTGCTTATGTTGTGCGGTTTTATGGAGGAACAAATCTTGGAATCGGCGGGTTGATCAAAGCTTATTCAAAATCCACCCATGCGGCAATAGTGGAAGCGGAGATTGTGAAGAAAATAAATTACATA is a genomic window containing:
- a CDS encoding cold shock domain-containing protein, which translates into the protein MKGTVKWFNRNKGFGFIIGDDKQEYFVHWRSIAMEGFKTLVEEERVEFESSEGDKGPQANDVKRVDREKFPF
- a CDS encoding YigZ family protein, whose product is MIQDYLTIKKSQWTKLTQKDSRFFGRIYPVSSKKQVYEILKKIENEYRKATHIVFAYRIIDGDDILEYSTDAGEPTHSAGPPVLKVLKGKNLVNVCAYVVRFYGGTNLGIGGLIKAYSKSTHAAIVEAEIVKKINYIIVEIPTSYKQIGKVLYKVKKNMGSVEKIDYEKGVKIIAKIPMARLREFEVNK
- a CDS encoding HD domain-containing protein, with translation MNNEKYLYNIFQETIKYGELNFSKFATLSSQAIRKKPEHKKRYRSPFAVDKDRILYSGAYRRYQGKTQVVYFSNLFDEEMSNRSLHTTYVSQVARTIGKVLRLNLDLIEAIALGHDLGHTPFGHDGEEVLSECCVQHGIGKFHHNIQSLQIIDYIANGGTGMNLTFQVRDGIISHDGEVHEEHLKPDTQKTEEDIQNYIRQKKENNSTMVPATLEGCVVRISDTIAYIGQDIEDAIRLGFLERKELPPIAEKLLGSTNNEIVSALVTSVVRNSYGKNYVCFDKETSDALYELKKFNYSRIYNHPVMKREKNTIRRGVRILFDKYMSDLKKKNVDSKFFLHFLNRKSACYKDKFNDAEKVRDFIATMTDRYLNQELEDFILPGRAQ
- a CDS encoding DUF523 domain-containing protein; its protein translation is MKQKVLISACLLGINCRYDQKSKKIQKIVALSDEFDFIPVCPEQLGGLPTPRPSSFFIAGNGSETIKGAKNMINDAGNDVSEAFVNGAEQTLKICKMLNIKTAILKENSPSCGKNWVYLYEKLAQGSGVTASLLMKNGIRIKSENEI